The genomic segment AAGGCTATCCCCCCTGCCTTCACATGCCGCCAGATGACAGACCAGCTGCTCAGTCTCCTCCATCATGTAGCGGTAATTCTCATCTTTCACATACCATTCCAGCAGGGTCATTTCCGGAAGATGCTTTGCCCCACGCTCACCTCCACGGAAACAGCGGGCCAGCTGAAAGATTCTGTCAAAGCCCGAAGCCAGAAGCTCCTTCATGGCAAGCTCCGGAGATGCCTGCAGAAAGGCTCCGGAGGCAGACACACAGTCTATGTGTACCTCCGGTGCAGGGGCTGGGATTCTGATGGGGGTTTCCACCTCCAGAAAATCCCTTTCAACAAAAAAGCTGCGGACAGCCGCTGCCATCCGCATCCTCATTTCCAGATGGGGCCGAATCCGCATTCTGCGGAAGGCCTTGGCTTCCATGCCCAATGTCACTCCTTACAGTGATTTTTTCAGATAAAGATCCCGACTGCGATCCTGCAGATAGGCCTTGTCCGCACCGGCGGCCTTTTCGTACCACTCTTCTCCCTGTGCCTTGCAGGCAGGACAGGCATTCAAAGGTATATGCACGCCTATGATACGCCAGTCCCGGTCAGACTTGCTTTCAATGCGAAAAGACCCGGCGCAGTCCGAGCAGGACCGGAGAATTTCCTTTTGCCCCTCATAGATGCCGTCCGTATCATACATAATGGAGCGGGATCTTTCATGGAATTCCTTTTTCCCGAATACCTTCTGTGAAAGTTCCGGACCTCTGCGGCTCCACTGATCCATCACCCGGTCACAAAGCTTGTGGATATACTGAAGGGTTTCCTTCGATTCCTTAAGAACAGCGGGATTATAATCCGGCTCCAGCACATGGCTGTAATCAAGGCCCGCCATGGCAAGGATAATGCCAGCATTCACATAGGGAAGGGCCGCCTCAATGGAATACCCCCCTTCCAGCACGGCAATGTGGGGATTTAAAATCTCCGTCAGTTTTGCATAGCCTTGAGCCGTGAAATTCATGTTGGTTATGGGGTCTGTATAATGATTATCCTGACCTGCTGAGTTAATGATGAGGTCCGGCTTGAAATCATCGAGTATGGGCATCACCGCATTTTCAACTGTGTAAAGATAGCCCTCCTCCGAGGTGTGGGGCGGCAGGGGAATATTCACCGTATAGCCTGCGGCATTGGGTCCACCCAGCTCCTCCATGAAACCCGAACCCGGATACAGGGTACGGCCATCCTGATGCAGGGAAATAAACAGCACATCCGGATCATGCCAGTAAATATCCTGAGTGCCGTCTCCGTGGTGACAGTCCGTATCCACAATGGCAATGCGCTTAACACCCCACTGGCTGCGCAGATATTCCACCATGATAGCTTCAATGTTGATGTTGCAGAATCCCCTGCCCCCGTGCACCACCCGCATGGCATGATGACCCGGCGGACGAACGAGGGCAAAACCCTTTTCTATGCGGCCTTCCATCAGCTCCCTTGCCATGGTTTTAGCCCCGCCTGCGGATACATAGTGGCTGCTGGTGGTAACCGTAGGCTCGTCCGGCACGCAGAAATGGGCCCTCTGTATATCCTGATCCGTCACGAGATCCGGCTTGAATTCCTGAATGCCATCAATATCCATGAGGCCTTCTTCAAAAATCTGATCCTGGGTATAAAGAAGACGCTCTTCCCGCTCCGGATGGCTAGGATCTATGGCCCAGTCAAAGGCTGGAAAAAAAACCAGTCCTATCTTGCTTTTTGCCTTCAGCATCATACTATCCCCCCATTCCGGATCAGACCCGGCTTCACCTGAGCCCGGACCCTTATGTTTCTGCCAGCACGGCGGTAGCCCCGCATCATGGAAAACTCCTGAGCTTCCAGCACTTCCACCTCAAGCCCTTTTACATCCGCCCCCAGGCGCAAGGCCTTTTCCCGGACCAGTTTTTTGGCAAGGGCGATGGCATCATCCATATTAAAGGCAATGGGTGCTTCAGCAGAATACCCTTCTTCCGGGGCCCGCACAAAACCCCGCTGGGTATCCGCAAGCACAGTCACGGCACAGGTGGTACGGGCAAGGGCCGCACCAATGGCATTGGCCACCCCCCAGTCCGGAACGGCACTGGATTCAAGACCGCAGGCCTCACCCAAACCGGGAGCCAGCACCGCGGCCGGGCCACCCATAACAAGCAGGGCTTCGGGCTTTACAACATAGCCTTCCAGCATTTCATGGAGGGTATAAACTGGCCTTGCATTGATGCCATCCACCATGGAAAAGGCCGCATCCCGGATTTTTTCGCAAAGGCTTTTCAGCACAAAGCGGGAAACCGCCTCCGTTTCCATGCCAAGGTCCCTGCCAAGGGTTTCCATGCCCTTAAGGGCCGCTGCCCTGTCACCACCTTCAAAAAAACCGAGAACGGCCATGGCATCCGTGGGTGTGGGAACGGGTCCGCCAAGGCAGAGGGCAGGACCTTTTCTGTCCGGCCCGATGAGAAGCTCTTTTCCTTTAAGCTTAAGCTCTGAGTCTCCGCCCAGGCCGATGCTCACACTTTTTAAAGCCCTGAAAAGGGTTTTCACGCCGCCCACTTCCGCACCCAGGGGCTCCAGCACAGGAACCTTATCTATGAGAACGGCCATATCCGTGGTGGTGCCACCAATGTCCAGCACCAGTACATCTTTAGCGGAAGGGGCATGGGGAATGGCTCCCATCACACTGGCCGAAGGCCCGGAAAGTACCGTTTCTCCGGGACATTCCAATGCCGCATCCAGAGAAAAGGTGCCACCGTCCGCCTTAAGCACATGCACAGGCGCTATGATCCCCCTTGCCTGAAAAGCCTCCTTCACAGCCTTACTAAAGGAAGAAAAAGCATCATGAACCCCTGCATTCAGCCAGCAGGAAGCAATACGGCGGGGGAAATTCAGCACCCCGGAAAGCCTGTGACCGCAGAAAACCGTATCAAAAAGCCCCTTGGCCGCCTTTTCAATGACCTCTTCATGGGAAGGATTGCGAACGGAAAACTTGGTTACAAGACCAATAGCCCTGATACCCTTTTCCCTGATAAGGGCAAAAGCCTTTTTGACTGCTTCCTTATCCAGTGCAGCAATCTCTGCCCCCCTGTGATCCAGTGCGCCCTTTACCACATGAAAGGAAGGGCCGATGGCGTGAAGTTCCGGATCCATTCCCGGCCCTGCGGCCACCACCATACCCACGGGTGTAAGGGTG from the Desulfobotulus mexicanus genome contains:
- a CDS encoding hydantoinase/oxoprolinase family protein — encoded protein: MIIGLDVGGTHTDVVLLGPEGVLARTKEVTDQENLVDTVLRGVDGVLGDIDPGKITRVVLSTTLTTNSVIRNTLTPVGMVVAAGPGMDPELHAIGPSFHVVKGALDHRGAEIAALDKEAVKKAFALIREKGIRAIGLVTKFSVRNPSHEEVIEKAAKGLFDTVFCGHRLSGVLNFPRRIASCWLNAGVHDAFSSFSKAVKEAFQARGIIAPVHVLKADGGTFSLDAALECPGETVLSGPSASVMGAIPHAPSAKDVLVLDIGGTTTDMAVLIDKVPVLEPLGAEVGGVKTLFRALKSVSIGLGGDSELKLKGKELLIGPDRKGPALCLGGPVPTPTDAMAVLGFFEGGDRAAALKGMETLGRDLGMETEAVSRFVLKSLCEKIRDAAFSMVDGINARPVYTLHEMLEGYVVKPEALLVMGGPAAVLAPGLGEACGLESSAVPDWGVANAIGAALARTTCAVTVLADTQRGFVRAPEEGYSAEAPIAFNMDDAIALAKKLVREKALRLGADVKGLEVEVLEAQEFSMMRGYRRAGRNIRVRAQVKPGLIRNGGIV
- a CDS encoding histone deacetylase family protein; this translates as MLKAKSKIGLVFFPAFDWAIDPSHPEREERLLYTQDQIFEEGLMDIDGIQEFKPDLVTDQDIQRAHFCVPDEPTVTTSSHYVSAGGAKTMARELMEGRIEKGFALVRPPGHHAMRVVHGGRGFCNINIEAIMVEYLRSQWGVKRIAIVDTDCHHGDGTQDIYWHDPDVLFISLHQDGRTLYPGSGFMEELGGPNAAGYTVNIPLPPHTSEEGYLYTVENAVMPILDDFKPDLIINSAGQDNHYTDPITNMNFTAQGYAKLTEILNPHIAVLEGGYSIEAALPYVNAGIILAMAGLDYSHVLEPDYNPAVLKESKETLQYIHKLCDRVMDQWSRRGPELSQKVFGKKEFHERSRSIMYDTDGIYEGQKEILRSCSDCAGSFRIESKSDRDWRIIGVHIPLNACPACKAQGEEWYEKAAGADKAYLQDRSRDLYLKKSL